In the genome of Rhodobium gokarnense, one region contains:
- the hfq gene encoding RNA chaperone Hfq, with protein sequence MADRGQNLQDTFLNNVRKNKIPLTIFLVNGVKLQGVVTWFDNFCVLLRRDGHSQLVYKHAISTIMPNQPVQLFEPGEETGEKAAD encoded by the coding sequence ATGGCGGACCGCGGACAGAATCTCCAGGACACCTTCCTGAACAATGTACGCAAGAACAAGATCCCCCTGACCATCTTCCTGGTCAACGGCGTGAAGTTGCAAGGGGTGGTTACCTGGTTCGACAATTTCTGTGTCCTGTTGAGGCGAGACGGGCATTCCCAGCTCGTCTACAAGCACGCTATTTCGACGATCATGCCGAATCAGCCCGTTCAGCTTTTTGAACCGGGCGAGGAAACGGGCGAAAAGGCCGCTGACTGA